The Phyllopteryx taeniolatus isolate TA_2022b chromosome 7, UOR_Ptae_1.2, whole genome shotgun sequence genome has a segment encoding these proteins:
- the dtymk gene encoding thymidylate kinase isoform X1 has protein sequence MAAKRGALIVLEGVDKAGKTTQCKKLVQALQQSGHPAEMMRFPDRSTTIGKLISAYLEKKSELEDHTVHLLFSANRWEMVPEMKRKLERGITLVVDRYAFSGAAFTSAKPGFSLDWCTRPDVGLPKPDTVLFLRLSPAEAALRGRYGEERYEDAAFQSAVLERFSQLMDDPSVNWKVVDASGSVDDVHGDIVQKSLDVIRTAQTQPLGELWK, from the exons ATGGCGGCGAAGCGAGGCGCCCTCATAGTGCTGGAGGGGGTGGACAAAGCAGGCAAGACCACCCAGTGCAAGAAACTGGTGCAGGCGCTGCAGCAGAGCGGACACCCGGCGGAGATGATGAGGTTTCCCG ACAGAAGCACGACGATCGGAAAGCTGATCAGCGCTTACCTGGAGAAAAAGAGCGAGCTGGAGGACCACACGGTGCACCTTCTCTTCTCCGCCAACCGCTGGGAAATGGT GCCTGAGATGAAGAGAAAGCTGGAGCGAGGCATCACGCTAGTGGTGGACCGATACGCCTTCTCCGGGGCCGCCTTCACCAGTGCAAAACCG GGTTTCAGTCTGGACTGGTGCACCAGGCCGGACGTGGGTCTGCCCAAGCCGGACACGGTCCTCTTCCTGCGCCTGAGCCCGGCCGAGGCGGCTTTGCGAGGTCGCTACGGCGAGGAGCGCTACGAGGACGCCGCCTTCCAGAGCGCCGTGCTCGAGCGCTTCTCGCAGCTCATGGACGACCCGTCCGTCAACTGGAAG GTGGTGGACGCGTCCGGGAGCGTGGATGACGTTCACGGCGACATCGTCCAGAAAAGCCTGGACGTCATCCGCACGGCGCAGACGCAACCTCTCGGGGAGCTCTGGAAGTGA
- the dtymk gene encoding thymidylate kinase isoform X2, translating to MAAKRGALIVLEGVDKAGKTTQCKKLVQALQQSGHPAEMMRFPGEAPHELRLASSSRLTQKHDDRKADQRLPGEKERAGGPHGAPSLLRQPLGNGGFSLDWCTRPDVGLPKPDTVLFLRLSPAEAALRGRYGEERYEDAAFQSAVLERFSQLMDDPSVNWKVVDASGSVDDVHGDIVQKSLDVIRTAQTQPLGELWK from the exons ATGGCGGCGAAGCGAGGCGCCCTCATAGTGCTGGAGGGGGTGGACAAAGCAGGCAAGACCACCCAGTGCAAGAAACTGGTGCAGGCGCTGCAGCAGAGCGGACACCCGGCGGAGATGATGAGGTTTCCCGGTGAGGCCCCACACGAGCTTCGACTAGCCTCCTCGTCAAGACTTAC ACAGAAGCACGACGATCGGAAAGCTGATCAGCGCTTACCTGGAGAAAAAGAGCGAGCTGGAGGACCACACGGTGCACCTTCTCTTCTCCGCCAACCGCTGGGAAATGGT GGTTTCAGTCTGGACTGGTGCACCAGGCCGGACGTGGGTCTGCCCAAGCCGGACACGGTCCTCTTCCTGCGCCTGAGCCCGGCCGAGGCGGCTTTGCGAGGTCGCTACGGCGAGGAGCGCTACGAGGACGCCGCCTTCCAGAGCGCCGTGCTCGAGCGCTTCTCGCAGCTCATGGACGACCCGTCCGTCAACTGGAAG GTGGTGGACGCGTCCGGGAGCGTGGATGACGTTCACGGCGACATCGTCCAGAAAAGCCTGGACGTCATCCGCACGGCGCAGACGCAACCTCTCGGGGAGCTCTGGAAGTGA